The Gemmatimonadota bacterium genome has a window encoding:
- a CDS encoding TIM barrel protein, whose amino-acid sequence MPELSISTWSLHRALGKAWYDRTPDGFVNRNGDEGRIKLLDVPREVASHGIGHLEICHFHFPTTDDAFITDLRAELDRHGVSLYSILIDAWDITHPDPEQREKDLAEIRRWIDIASTCGAANVRVIAGESEPGAESIALSAQNLLQLSDYARDSGIRVMTENFKRLTQRAAPLLDILDRCDGKIGLCTDLGNFKGEHKLDDLAEVLPFADTIHTKADYEDGIMLRDRFLTYLDLTRKANFSGYYTLIFQDPGEEWTYLNALKREVLPYL is encoded by the coding sequence ATGCCAGAACTATCTATTTCCACCTGGAGTTTGCACCGCGCTTTGGGAAAGGCGTGGTATGATCGCACGCCCGATGGATTTGTAAACCGAAATGGCGATGAGGGACGCATAAAGCTACTTGATGTCCCCCGCGAAGTGGCATCTCATGGCATTGGGCATTTAGAAATCTGCCATTTTCATTTTCCCACAACAGATGATGCATTTATCACAGACCTGCGCGCGGAACTGGACAGACACGGCGTATCGCTTTACAGCATCTTAATTGACGCCTGGGATATTACGCACCCCGATCCCGAACAAAGAGAAAAGGACCTCGCGGAAATTCGGAGATGGATTGACATCGCATCCACCTGTGGCGCGGCGAATGTGCGCGTAATAGCTGGCGAATCAGAGCCAGGCGCGGAATCCATCGCACTCAGCGCGCAAAATCTCCTGCAATTGTCGGACTATGCACGCGATAGTGGCATACGTGTCATGACCGAGAATTTCAAGCGACTAACCCAGCGCGCCGCCCCTCTACTGGATATTCTGGACAGATGCGATGGGAAAATTGGACTGTGTACTGATCTTGGCAACTTCAAAGGGGAACACAAGCTGGATGATCTCGCAGAAGTTCTACCGTTTGCAGATACGATCCACACCAAAGCGGATTACGAAGACGGGATCATGTTGCGGGATCGTTTTCTCACCTATCTGGACTTGACGCGCAAAGCCAATTTCTCGGGATATTATACATTGATCTTCCAGGATCCCGGTGAAGAATGGACATATCTCAACGCGCTCAAGCGCGAAGTCTTGCCGTATTTATAA